From one Enterobacteriaceae endosymbiont of Donacia provostii genomic stretch:
- the rpsF gene encoding 30S ribosomal protein S6 codes for MNYYEIVFIINPNQSDQVNNIIEYYKKLVYKNNGYISRFEDWGRRQLAYPIFKLHKAHYILMNIVLNKTDLIKKIENNLRINEHIIRYLIIKTKTERKTTSFILKSKSEYQEKRSDIIKTI; via the coding sequence GTGAATTACTATGAAATAGTTTTTATTATTAATCCAAATCAAAGTGATCAAGTAAATAATATTATAGAATATTATAAAAAATTAGTTTACAAAAATAATGGTTATATTTCAAGGTTTGAAGATTGGGGTAGAAGACAATTAGCATATCCTATATTTAAATTACATAAAGCACATTATATATTAATGAATATTGTTTTAAACAAAACAGATTTAATAAAAAAAATTGAAAATAATTTAAGAATTAATGAACATATTATAAGATATCTTATTATTAAAACCAAAACAGAAAGAAAAACTACATCTTTTATTTTAAAATCTAAATCTGAATATCAAGAAAAACGTAGTGATATAATCAAAACAATATAG
- the rpsR gene encoding 30S ribosomal protein S18, which yields MIRYFRRRKFCRFTVEGIKEIDYKDIHILKNFITESGKIVPSRITGTKAKYQRQLTKAIKLARYLSLISYTDHHK from the coding sequence ATGATACGTTACTTTCGTCGTCGTAAGTTTTGTCGTTTTACTGTAGAAGGTATTAAAGAAATTGATTATAAAGATATACATATTTTAAAAAATTTTATTACTGAAAGTGGTAAAATTGTACCTAGTAGAATTACAGGTACTAAAGCAAAATATCAACGTCAATTAACTAAAGCTATAAAATTAGCAAGATATTTATCTTTAATATCCTATACTGATCATCATAAATAA
- the rplI gene encoding 50S ribosomal protein L9, with the protein MKVILLDKILNIGEKSQIIDVKSGYARNFLIPKNKAIIANKNNILILKQKILEKKSKLLDILNKAKLKLKNFNLIKNKIVIMAKASKNGKLFGSINKNDIIKEFKKIRFDLLKKEIKLPKKGIKYLGEYNIVFKFHEKILVEKKIYIVNN; encoded by the coding sequence ATGAAAGTAATTTTATTAGATAAGATACTTAATATAGGAGAGAAATCTCAAATTATAGATGTTAAATCTGGATATGCACGTAATTTTTTAATACCAAAAAATAAAGCAATAATTGCTAATAAAAATAATATTTTAATTTTAAAACAAAAAATTTTAGAAAAAAAATCTAAATTGTTAGATATTTTAAATAAAGCAAAATTAAAATTAAAAAATTTTAATTTAATAAAAAATAAAATAGTAATTATGGCAAAAGCTAGTAAAAATGGTAAATTATTTGGTTCAATAAATAAAAATGATATTATAAAAGAATTTAAAAAAATTAGATTCGATCTTTTAAAAAAAGAAATTAAATTACCTAAAAAAGGAATTAAATATCTTGGAGAATATAATATCGTATTTAAATTTCATGAAAAAATTTTAGTTGAAAAAAAAATTTATATAGTAAATAATTAA
- the ung gene encoding uracil-DNA glycosylase, whose product MKDKNIIWHNFFQKETKKKYFIRLIEKIYIDIKNNNKIIYPKKKYIFNIFKKINFNNLKVVIIGQDPYYGVNQANGFAFSVMPKIKIPPTLKNIYKAIKYDIPSFIIPNHGYLINWVNEGVMLLNSILTVEKGKPQSHANIGWEIFTNNVIKIINFYYKNIVFLLWGTYAKKKHILITSDHLILTTSHPSPLSFHRGFNFCKHFSKTNKYLILHKKKPINWNISLI is encoded by the coding sequence ATGAAAGATAAAAATATCATATGGCATAATTTTTTTCAAAAAGAAACAAAAAAAAAATATTTTATAAGACTAATAGAAAAAATTTATATAGATATTAAAAATAATAATAAAATCATTTATCCTAAAAAAAAATATATTTTTAATATTTTTAAAAAAATAAATTTTAATAATTTAAAAGTAGTTATTATTGGTCAAGATCCATATTATGGTGTAAATCAAGCTAATGGTTTTGCTTTTTCGGTTATGCCAAAAATTAAAATACCTCCTACATTAAAAAATATTTATAAAGCAATAAAATACGATATACCTAGTTTTATTATACCTAATCATGGATATTTAATAAATTGGGTAAATGAAGGAGTAATGTTATTAAATTCTATATTAACAGTTGAAAAAGGAAAACCACAATCTCATGCTAATATAGGCTGGGAAATTTTTACAAATAATGTTATTAAAATAATTAATTTTTACTATAAAAATATTGTTTTTTTATTATGGGGTACATATGCAAAAAAAAAACATATTTTAATTACATCAGATCATTTAATATTAACCACATCACATCCTTCACCATTATCTTTTCATAGAGGATTTAATTTTTGTAAACATTTTTCTAAA